A DNA window from Equus quagga isolate Etosha38 chromosome 21, UCLA_HA_Equagga_1.0, whole genome shotgun sequence contains the following coding sequences:
- the LOC124231427 gene encoding alpha-crystallin A chain, with the protein MDIAIQHPWFKRALGPFYPSRLFDQFFGEGLFEYDLLPFLSSTISPYYRQSLFRTVLDSGISEVRSDRDKFVIFLDVKHFSPEDLTVKVQEDFVEIHGKHNERQDDHGYISREFHRRYRLPSNVDQTALSCSVSADGMLTFSGPKIPSGMDAGHSERAIPVSREEKPGSAPSS; encoded by the exons ATGGACATCGCTATCCAGCACCCCTGGTTCAAACGCGCCCTGGGCCCCTTCTACCCCAGCCGGCTCTTCGACCAGTTTTTCGGCGAGGGCCTCTTTGAGTATGACCTGCTGCCCTTCCTGTCCTCCACCATCAGCCCCTACTACCGCCAGTCCCTCTTCCGCACCGTGCTGGACTCCGGCATCTCTGAG GTCCGGTCTGACCGGGACAAGTTCGTCATCTTCCTGGATGTGAAGCACTTCTCTCCCGAGGACCTCACCGTGAAGGTGCAGGAGGATTTTGTGGAGATCCACGGCAAACACAACGAGAGGCAG gacGACCATGGCTACATTTCCCGTGAGTTCCACCGTCGCTACCGCCTGCCTTCCAATGTGGACCAGACGGCGCTCTCCTGTTCCGTGTCCGCGGATGGCATGCTCACCTTCTCTGGCCCCAAGATCCCGTCCGGCATGGACGCCGGCCACAGCGAGCGAGCCATCCCCGTGTCTCGGGAGGAGAAGCCCGGCTCTGCACCCTCGTCTTAA